The following coding sequences lie in one Arachis ipaensis cultivar K30076 chromosome B03, Araip1.1, whole genome shotgun sequence genomic window:
- the LOC107633431 gene encoding uncharacterized protein LOC107633431, which yields MNTIDRRESGVFFVDGPGGSGKTFLYRAIIAELRNKGHIILITASSGIAATLLPGGRTAHSRFKIPINAEPSSICNISKQSNLAKLIRQTTAIIWDEAPMTNKESVQSLDRTLRDILANDMPFGGKVMVMGGDFRQVLPVVPKDSKSQMISASIVKSHLWASTKILYLRQNM from the coding sequence aTGAATACAATTGATCGAAGAGAAAGTGGAGTGTTCTTTGTTGATGGGCCAGGAGGATCAGGCAAAACATTTCTTTACAGAGCTATAATTGCAGAATTGAGAAATAAGGGTCATATTATCTTGATAACTGCATCATCAGGAATAGCCGCAACATTATTGCCTGGGGGTCGAACAGCTCATTCTAGGTTTAAGATCCCAATTAATGCAGAACCATCATCCATTTGCAACATAAGCAAACAATCAAATCTTGCAAAGCTGATTAGACAAACAACGGCAATCATCTGGGATGAAGCACCTATGACAAATAAAGAATCAGTGCAATCATTAGACCGCACTCTGAGAGATATATTAGCAAACGATATGCCATTTGGAGGAAAAGTGATGGTGATGGGAGGAGATTTCCGCCAAGTACTGCCTGTCGTACCGAAAGATAGTAAGTCACAAATGATTTCAGCTTCTATAGTTAAGTCTCATTTATGGGCTTCCACTAAAATTCTATATTTGCGACAAAATATGTGA